The following are encoded together in the Campylobacter devanensis genome:
- a CDS encoding M16 family metallopeptidase, with protein sequence MERLNLKIANSDIALIYEHSSELPLVGIKLVFKVAGSCNEKKHGIATMAAELLSEGSKRLGSNEFNRALDMRAILLSASAGYETFEISLECLSEHFEYGFDMLLELLAQPNYDKNILKKLKTQTLGIIASNNSDFDYQASNALKAILYPNSRLAVPSIGTPESIAQIELGDIKEFIENSLNLENMFIVLGGDIALERVKFDRLADVLKVGEVRELSPVEVSIEQREEIISRPSQQAYIYFGSPLKFALEDRYKLSVAMFILGSSGFGSRLMEEIRVKRGLAYSVYCSANLNLSYNSMSGYLQTKNENKDKAIHLIKSQIAKFVKKGVTQKELNAARNFLLGSEPLRKETMFKRLAIAQKEYYQGYDLGEFDLNLERIKSLKQKELNEFIASLEELNWLSIACLYSCLYSEPK encoded by the coding sequence GTGGAAAGATTAAATTTAAAAATCGCTAATAGTGATATTGCTCTAATCTATGAACATAGTAGCGAATTGCCACTTGTTGGAATTAAGCTTGTCTTTAAGGTGGCTGGAAGTTGCAATGAAAAAAAACATGGCATAGCTACAATGGCTGCTGAATTGCTAAGTGAAGGTAGTAAAAGACTAGGTAGTAATGAGTTTAATAGGGCGCTTGATATGCGTGCGATTTTACTTAGTGCTAGCGCTGGATATGAGACTTTTGAAATTAGCTTAGAGTGTTTAAGTGAACATTTTGAATATGGTTTTGATATGCTGTTAGAATTACTAGCTCAGCCAAATTATGATAAAAATATCCTAAAAAAACTAAAAACCCAGACACTTGGCATAATTGCTTCAAATAACAGTGATTTTGATTATCAAGCAAGCAATGCATTAAAAGCAATTTTATATCCAAACTCACGCTTAGCTGTGCCTAGTATCGGCACACCTGAAAGTATCGCTCAAATTGAGCTTGGCGATATTAAAGAGTTTATAGAAAATAGTTTAAATTTAGAAAATATGTTTATAGTTTTAGGCGGTGATATAGCGCTTGAGAGAGTTAAATTTGATAGATTAGCTGATGTATTAAAAGTTGGAGAGGTTAGAGAGTTAAGTCCTGTAGAAGTTAGCATTGAACAAAGAGAAGAGATAATTTCTAGACCAAGCCAGCAGGCTTATATATATTTTGGCTCACCGCTTAAATTTGCTTTAGAAGATAGATATAAGCTGAGTGTAGCAATGTTTATTCTAGGTAGTAGTGGATTTGGATCTAGGCTTATGGAGGAGATTCGTGTAAAGCGAGGACTAGCATATAGCGTATATTGCTCGGCTAATTTAAATCTTAGCTATAATTCAATGAGTGGATATTTGCAGACTAAAAATGAGAACAAAGATAAAGCTATACATCTAATAAAAAGTCAGATTGCCAAATTTGTCAAAAAGGGTGTAACTCAAAAAGAGTTAAATGCAGCTAGAAATTTCTTGCTTGGTAGTGAGCCACTTAGAAAAGAGACGATGTTTAAGCGTCTTGCAATAGCTCAAAAAGAGTATTATCAAGGCTATGATTTGGGCGAATTTGATCTAAATTTAGAGCGTATTAAATCACTAAAGCAAAAGGAGCTAAATGAGTTTATAGCTAGCCTTGAAGAGCTTAATTGGCTTAGTATTGCGTGCTTGTATAGTTGTCTATATAGCGAGCCAAAATAG
- a CDS encoding FAD-dependent oxidoreductase gives MKEKHYEVVIVGGGISGGALLYELARYTDVKNIALVEKYGGLATLNSKGTANSQTVHCGDIETNYTFEKAQKVSKTARMVVKYGLQHGYQGKYMFDGQKMAIGVGDVEVDYIKNRYEEFKELYPYLEFYDKAELAKIEPKIILNSDGTHRAENVVGMGVKSGEYTTVDYGAFTTTFIENAKKDKSECDVYLNSRVDEIYRNGDKYYIQTANGLSISADFVVVNAGAHSLYLAHKMGYGLDFGCLPVAGSFYLTKQKLLNGKVYMVQNPKLPFAALHGDPDILADGCTRFGPTALALPKLERYHENWGSFLDFCKTLNFDTAIAGILFDLFKDSEIRNYVLRNFLFEVPYLNKKLFVKDARKIVPSLTTNDIYYAKGFGGVRPQVLNKTEKKLMLGEASINPKTGIIFNMTPSPGATSCLGNALRDVREVCEYLGRNFNEAKLNEELFD, from the coding sequence ATGAAAGAAAAACACTACGAGGTGGTGATAGTCGGTGGTGGTATCAGTGGTGGTGCGCTACTATATGAATTAGCAAGATATACAGATGTTAAAAATATTGCATTGGTAGAAAAGTACGGCGGTCTTGCTACGTTAAATTCAAAAGGAACAGCTAATTCGCAGACTGTACATTGTGGTGATATAGAGACAAACTATACATTTGAAAAAGCTCAAAAGGTAAGCAAAACTGCTAGAATGGTAGTAAAATACGGTTTGCAGCACGGCTATCAAGGTAAATATATGTTTGATGGTCAAAAAATGGCAATTGGCGTAGGCGATGTCGAGGTAGATTATATTAAAAATAGATATGAGGAATTTAAAGAGCTTTATCCATATTTAGAGTTTTATGATAAGGCTGAATTAGCTAAAATTGAGCCAAAAATTATTTTAAATAGTGATGGTACTCATAGAGCTGAAAATGTAGTTGGTATGGGTGTAAAAAGTGGAGAATATACTACAGTTGATTATGGTGCATTTACAACTACATTTATAGAAAATGCTAAAAAAGATAAAAGCGAATGCGATGTATATTTAAATTCAAGAGTAGATGAAATTTACCGCAATGGTGATAAATACTATATCCAAACCGCAAATGGCTTATCAATTAGTGCTGATTTTGTTGTAGTAAATGCAGGTGCTCATTCATTATATTTAGCACATAAAATGGGCTATGGTCTAGACTTTGGTTGCTTGCCAGTAGCTGGTAGCTTTTATTTAACTAAGCAAAAACTTCTAAATGGTAAAGTTTATATGGTGCAAAATCCAAAACTTCCATTTGCTGCGCTTCATGGTGACCCTGATATCTTAGCTGATGGTTGTACGAGATTTGGACCAACAGCACTTGCATTGCCTAAACTTGAGAGATATCATGAGAATTGGGGTAGCTTCCTTGACTTTTGTAAGACTTTAAATTTTGACACAGCTATTGCTGGTATCTTGTTTGATCTATTTAAAGATAGTGAAATTCGTAACTATGTCTTACGTAATTTCTTATTTGAAGTACCATATCTTAATAAAAAGCTATTTGTAAAAGATGCTAGAAAAATCGTCCCAAGCCTAACTACAAATGATATCTATTATGCTAAAGGTTTTGGTGGCGTTCGCCCACAAGTTTTAAATAAAACTGAGAAAAAGCTAATGCTAGGTGAGGCAAGTATTAATCCAAAAACTGGTATAATTTTTAATATGACACCAAGTCCAGGGGCTACTAGCTGTCTTGGCAATGCATTAAGGGATGTTCGTGAAGTTTGTGAATATCTAGGTAGGAACTTCAACGAAGCTAAGCTAAACGAAGAGCTATTTGACTAA
- the pyk gene encoding pyruvate kinase → MKKTKIVATIGPSSDSIEVIKSLIIEGVNVFRLNFSHGTHEYHQSTITKIKEASNALGIRVGILQDICGPKIRIGTLNEPFELKAGDRLNVLKESIIGRKNGEIYELSINQPQILSLLKEGEYIYLYDGMIKAKVVKCLPDMIETVIENDGILSSNKGVNFPNTKLNIDVITQKDRADMLFGAQNGVDFVAISFVQNANDIINAKAILKEFGSSAKVFAKIEKFDAVENIDSIIEASDGIMVARGDLGIEVPYYKVPTIQKLIIKKANAANRPVITATQMMLSMAKSQSATRAEISDVANAVLDGTDAVMLSEESAVGINPVAVVKSMSATIVQSELIYPYGKFDEFEFADETDMVASASSHLAQRIGANAIISITSSGSSAIKMARNRPTMPIIAVTHDESVARSLTIVWGVTPSLVVPQNQLNLLLANTIKGLKDANLISDEATYTLTAGYPAGKIGSTNYIRILRKEQIKYYLNEVK, encoded by the coding sequence ATGAAAAAAACAAAAATCGTAGCAACAATTGGCCCATCTAGTGATTCTATTGAGGTTATTAAATCTTTAATTATAGAGGGAGTAAATGTATTTAGACTAAACTTCTCACATGGAACACATGAATATCATCAATCTACAATTACTAAGATAAAAGAGGCTTCAAATGCCTTAGGAATCAGGGTTGGAATACTTCAAGATATCTGCGGACCAAAAATTAGAATTGGTACATTAAATGAACCATTTGAGTTAAAAGCAGGTGATAGATTAAATGTATTAAAAGAGAGTATAATTGGCCGCAAAAATGGAGAAATTTATGAACTTAGCATAAATCAGCCTCAAATTTTATCCTTGTTAAAAGAGGGTGAATATATATATTTATATGATGGAATGATAAAGGCTAAGGTAGTAAAATGTCTGCCAGATATGATTGAAACTGTAATAGAAAATGATGGCATACTAAGCTCAAATAAAGGGGTAAATTTCCCAAATACTAAACTAAATATCGATGTTATTACTCAAAAAGATAGAGCCGATATGTTATTTGGAGCACAAAATGGAGTAGATTTTGTTGCTATTAGTTTTGTGCAAAATGCAAATGATATTATAAATGCTAAAGCTATATTAAAAGAGTTTGGCTCAAGTGCTAAGGTATTTGCTAAAATAGAGAAATTTGATGCAGTAGAAAATATTGATAGCATAATAGAAGCTAGTGATGGAATTATGGTTGCTCGTGGAGATCTTGGTATTGAGGTGCCATACTATAAAGTTCCAACCATTCAAAAGCTAATTATTAAAAAGGCTAATGCCGCAAACCGCCCAGTAATTACTGCTACACAAATGATGCTCTCAATGGCAAAGAGTCAAAGTGCAACAAGAGCTGAAATAAGCGATGTAGCAAACGCTGTATTAGATGGGACTGATGCTGTTATGCTAAGCGAAGAGAGCGCTGTAGGTATAAATCCGGTAGCAGTGGTTAAGTCTATGAGTGCAACAATAGTCCAAAGTGAGCTTATATATCCATATGGCAAATTTGATGAGTTTGAATTTGCTGATGAAACTGATATGGTAGCAAGTGCTAGTTCGCATTTGGCTCAAAGAATAGGCGCAAATGCTATTATTTCAATTACTAGTAGTGGTTCAAGCGCTATTAAGATGGCTCGTAATCGTCCAACTATGCCAATAATTGCTGTAACTCATGATGAGAGCGTGGCTAGAAGTTTGACTATTGTTTGGGGTGTAACTCCAAGTTTAGTTGTGCCACAAAATCAGTTAAATCTGCTTTTAGCCAACACCATAAAAGGATTAAAAGATGCAAATTTAATAAGCGATGAAGCCACCTATACGCTTACAGCAGGCTATCCAGCTGGCAAAATTGGTAGTACAAATTATATAAGAATTTTAAGAAAAGAGCAAATAAAATACTATCTAAATGAGGTAAAATAG